Proteins encoded by one window of Erwinia pyrifoliae DSM 12163:
- the plsX gene encoding phosphate acyltransferase PlsX: MKRLTLAIDAMGGDFGPRVTVPASLQALASDPQLRLLLVGDTDIITSLLATADSALRARLQIIAAESVIASDARPSQAIRASRGSSMRVALEQVKEGRAQACISAGNTGALMGLAKLLLKPLDGIDRPALMTVLPHQQQGKTLVLDLGANVDSDSAMLVQFAVMGAVVAEEVLAINRPRVALINIGQEESKGLTSIRDAAAKLRASADINFIGYLEGNDLLTGKTDVLVCDGFVGNVTLKTMEGVVRMFLSLLNSQGEGKKRAWWLRLLGRFLQKRLAKKFGHLNPDQYNGACLLGLRGTVIKSHGAANQRAFTVAIQQAEQAVRRQVPERIAARLQAVLPKSD; the protein is encoded by the coding sequence TTGAAACGTTTGACCCTGGCGATAGATGCCATGGGCGGGGACTTCGGCCCCCGCGTGACGGTGCCTGCATCACTGCAGGCACTGGCTTCTGACCCGCAATTGCGTCTTCTTCTGGTCGGCGATACCGACATCATCACGTCATTACTTGCCACAGCGGATTCAGCCTTACGGGCGCGCCTGCAAATTATTGCTGCCGAATCGGTTATTGCCAGTGATGCCAGGCCTTCTCAAGCGATCCGCGCCAGTCGTGGTTCGTCCATGCGCGTGGCGCTGGAGCAGGTAAAAGAAGGGCGGGCGCAGGCCTGCATCAGTGCGGGTAATACCGGTGCGCTGATGGGGCTGGCAAAATTATTATTAAAACCGCTGGACGGCATCGATCGCCCGGCGCTAATGACCGTGTTACCGCACCAGCAGCAGGGTAAAACCTTGGTGTTGGATTTAGGCGCTAACGTTGATTCGGACAGCGCCATGCTGGTGCAGTTTGCCGTAATGGGTGCGGTGGTGGCTGAAGAAGTATTAGCCATCAACCGGCCCCGGGTGGCTTTGATCAATATTGGTCAGGAAGAGAGTAAAGGGTTAACTTCCATTCGTGACGCTGCGGCCAAACTGCGCGCTTCAGCGGACATTAACTTTATCGGCTACCTTGAAGGTAACGATCTCCTTACCGGTAAGACGGACGTGCTGGTCTGTGATGGGTTTGTTGGCAACGTCACGCTGAAAACGATGGAAGGCGTGGTTAGAATGTTCCTTTCGCTGTTGAATTCACAGGGCGAAGGTAAAAAAAGGGCCTGGTGGCTGAGATTACTGGGGCGCTTCTTACAGAAGCGTCTGGCGAAGAAATTCGGTCATCTCAACCCTGACCAGTACAATGGCGCTTGTCTGTTAGGATTACGTGGCACCGTAATAAAAAGTCATGGTGCCGCTAATCAACGCGCATTTACCGTGGCGATCCAACAGGCAGAGCAGGCGGTGCGGCGGCAAGTTCCTGAGCGGATTGCTGCGCGCCTTCAAGCTGTATTACCTAAGAGTGACTGA